The Sulfurovum zhangzhouensis genome includes the window CTTCATAGGGAAGATGAAGTGCTGCACCAACATGTCTTAGTATCGCTGATACGAACGGATCGAACGCAGTATTTGGTCTATTTGGATTTGCAGTCTCTATACTCTCACCCTCTGCCAGACCTATGACTGAACCTGCTTCAAGGTTTATCTCTGAAAGATCATCGCTGTCTTGGTAGGTGGTATCTTCATCGTATCCTTCAGGAAGCTCACCAGACTCTGTTTTGATAAATACGGTAAACAGTCCGCTTACCACTGCAGCTGTAAGTTCTGCCTGAGTATAGTCACCAAGCTGTTTAAGCGGTTCTACCACCGGTGCCAATACTGAGATACCGCGTCTTTGATACGGTCTATGCTTTTCAAAGATATGAAGAACATTTCTTCTACCGTTATCTGCAAATACATCGATAGGAATCCACTTGTTTCCAGTACGTCTTGATGGATGATTTTTTGAGAAGTGATATCGTATCGGCGCGCCATACTCATCGTTCTCTATACCGCCTGCTATCGATTTTGTGTCTTTGAGTCCGTTAGGGTTTGAGCACATGTCCGCCTCTATGAGACGTACTGCAAGGGAGAAAGGGGAGTCTTTTCTTTCAATGTACGGTAGTGCAGCGAAAATATCACCTGATACAAACGTACCTGTTAGTGCTATCCCCTGAAGTTCGTAAAAATTTGAAGTATGCTCAGCATCTGCATTTTGGCTTTGAGCCCAGAAGTTAAAATATCTTCCAGCCTTGATCTCCCATACTCGTGCCTCATCTTCTGATAGTCCTAAAAAATCATTATCTATCTGTGGCTGTGCAGTAAGACCTGCACCCATGATGTTATACTTCATCGTTCCTATAGCACCAGATACGATTGGATGATTGCGGAAAAGGTCTCTTGTTACACCATGGAATTTTGTTAGATTAGTAAGATCATCTGCATCAGAATCCTGCGCTTTGAAATTTGCAGAACGCATAGAACGCTTGGATGATTTTGTAGCGATATACCCACTATCTGCCATTGCCTGTATCTTGAGTCTTGACTGTACTCTTTCCAGCGCTGATGCGGGACTGAATACTCCGATGGCACGATCGATGATATTCATATTCACAGACGGTTTTTTGCTCATCCTCTATATACCGCCTTCTTCATTCTTACGCCTTTTCTTCCACCCTCTGAGGCAGGGGTAAGAGAAAGTACTTTTTTCTCCCAGTAGGCTACATTTTCACGTACATATGACATATTTACTTTTGTAAATTCTTTGTCACCAATCTTGTATGATTGATTTTTCAAAATGGCCTTTTCTGCATTTAACCACTCAGTTAACATGGTATTTGCAGTATCAAGATCGATAGCCATATGCACTCCAAAAAATGATTTTGAAGCATTATTACAATTAACGTGATTTAAATAAAGACAATAAAGTTGTCTTGACTTTATGTTTTATTTTTAGTATGAGTGTTAAAAATCGAAGTAATAATCTTTTAGTTCTTTCATCGCATTTTCACGCTCTGACGGTGTTTCAAGCAGTTTATCGATGGCTTCTTCAAAGGTAATGTTATATTTTTCCTGTACATGTTCAATCATGGCAATATTTCTGTTTTTTAGTGAAAAATATTTTCTAATTCTTGTTTTTCTATCCCAAATACTGTTTTTTTTGCACATTATCTCCCCTTGCTCAATATTCTTCTTCTTTTTTTATTTGGTGTTGCATTTTGCACGTAAAATAATGGTTTGCTCAGTGCCTCAACATCAATGCCGCTAAGTTCCTTTGCGCAGTCTGCATAGATACGGCAGTCGGTGGACTCATTACGCTTTTTACCAGGATTTATCCATCTTCCACTATCTTCTCTCCTCTCTACAAGCAGCTGCTCAAAATAATTCATATCATAGCTATCAGGGAAATGGCAGTAGTTATCTCCTTTTTCTGAAATGACTAAACGTGAGAAGAAGTCATCTTTTGCAGCATTGACCCCAACCATGAATAGTTTTGTTTTATATTTTGATTTTGTTGGCACTTTATTTACGACTGGAGCATCTATCGTCTTTGATCCCTTGATGGCAAATATACGTCTCATAAATCTTTTTGACGTATATTCACTGACTGCCTTACTTCTGTGTCCACCGTAATCGACTGTTTTTGTGTGGATCTTCATAAGCGATCCTGACTCATGAATATATGTCTTGTTCAATAGCACTTCATCGAGTGCCATCTTTGTTTCAGGCAATGCAGGATCACCTGTGACTACACCTCGCTCGATACCCCAGCTCTGACCGCCTTTACCGTATCCTACAACTTCATACTCAAAACGGTCATCTTGTGTATCTACCCCGGCATGGAGTATAAAGACACCTTCAGGAACATCAGAACTGTACGTATAGCGTCTACTGTGTAGCTTCTCTGCGCTTGTCTCTACCTTGGTGAGCTCCTTATCCCATACTTCGGCAAATATGGTATTGATAACTGTCTTTAGCTTTGTATTGTCGCCTTTTTCAGACAGCTTGGAAGCATCGATAAATCTTTGCCCGATCGTATTCCAATCCCTACCCATGCCAAGAGGCTGGTACATACCTGTTATCCTGTATCCTTTCTTTTTTACACCAGGTCTATGAGGTATCCACTTGGCCCCTGCCTCTTCGCTCATCATCCACTCTTTGTGTTCTTCTCTTATCAGTGATCCGCAATGAGGACAACAAAAATCAACATTTCCTACAAGCTGGTTATTCTCATCATGTTCAAATTTAAAATGCTTCCACTCAAATATAACCATGTTTGATCTGTTTTGTTTATCATGCTCTCTCGGAGTACATTCAGGACATGGCATGTAGTAGTGGCGCTTATCTGTTTCATTGAACTCTTTATAGATATTTGATTTTGCCTTTGTTGTTGGTGTTGAGTTCGCATAGAACTTGTAGTTTGCATAAGTTTCTGTACGTCCCCTTGCAAGGTCAAGAGGGTTACCTTCTTCTCCCACATCTGTTGGCCATCTGTCTATATCATCGCATATGACTACTCCTGCAGGGATAGATGCAAATGATGACGGAGTCTGACCCCATTTAAGCTCCATATACCCATCAGGGTATTCCTTTGCAAGATCTGGTCCGCCATCACCTTTTCTCTTTGATGGACTTATCTTGTCTCTTAGGTCTGGTATCTTCAGGATAGCAGGGTTTATCCTGTTTTTTGCAGTAGTCTCTGCAATTGTCTGTGTATGTAGTATCATTAGCGATGCAATAGGTGAAAGATGGGCGTAATAAAGCATCGTATTTACACCTATCTCGGTAAAACCCATCTGTGTCGGTTTTATAACAATGATCTCTCTTGTAGGTGAATGAGGAGAAAGTTCATACATTATCTCCTTTGCATAAGGAGTTCTATCTGTTTTCCAAGGTCCTTTTTCTGCACCTTTTGCAATAATCCTATGCTCATCTGCCCATTCTGGCATTGTAGGCAGCTCTTTTGGCTGTACTGACCGTATAAATACATCATAGTAAATAGCACTCATTGGATAAGACCCTTGAGTGATTTATGAAACTCTAGGCGCATTATCTGCTTAGTTTCATGAGATGATTCTTTCATAAGAAGCCTTGGTCCAAGTCTATCTATGGCTGACTCAATAGCTGCTATCACATCAGAACCTGCACGTCTTGCCTCAGCATCAACATCTTCTTTAAGCACATATAGATCAGCTTTTATCTTGTCCTCAAGCTCTTTTCTATCTTTTTCCATCATCTTAAGCTTGATGTCTATCTCAGATCTTATCGCATCAGCAGCCTCTCTTTTGCGTTTCGCCTCTGCAAGTGTTGCACTTTTTATAAATTCTTTTTGGTCTTTTGTTAATTCTATACCGGCCTTCGATGCAACTGCATCAAGATCTGCTAATTTAAGTTCTGCTTCATTTTTTGCTTTATCTTCTAGCGCCTTTCTATCTTCATCGCTAAGGTCAGCCATTGTCTCATATCCTGGCACACTATAAAATGGCAAAGAAGCGGAATTATTATCCTGTATAGAATCACGTTTTATGTACTTCCCATTATCATCTATCTTTCCAAGATCATTTAGCGTCACTAATGCATCTTCGCTATCTATCTGCCCTCTATTATTTACAGTCTTAAGCACTCCACTCTTAACATACTTTGATATCTGCTGTTGGCTTACATCTATCAACTTTGCAAAGGAAGACTGACTCATAATCATGCTATATTCCTACTACTACCACTGGATATGTGCTACAACCATTTTTTAAAAAAAAATTTAAATGTGAGCTTTCGATGGGGTTCACACTACCCGTATGAGTTTCAATCCTATGGAAGAACCTATTTTTTTTCATTCAACCCACCCCATTCTTTTATTTTGTCTCATCACCCTATCTATCGCTTCACCAATATGTATATCCGATCTTCTAGACTGGACCTTGTTCACTGTATCCTCAAAAGATGTTAATCTTTTTTTATATTTCGGTTNCCTATTTTTTTTCATTCAATCCACCCCATTCTTTTATTTTGTTTCATCACTCTATCTATAGCTTCGCCTAGATGTATATCCGATCTTCTAGACTGTACCTTGTTCACCGTATCCTCAAAAGATGTTAATCTTTTTTTATATTTCGGTTGCTTGGATATTCGTAATATACATATAGGTTTGTCATGATCAGGCATTCGTGCATAGATACCAGGATGAAGGTGTGATCTTTTGTAAGTAGGTATTACAAAATATCTTTCATTCTGTCTGCTCCTATTTCTAAACCGTGATCTTTTTGTCTCATTTGCAGAATACCCGGACTTATATACAAGCTTTAGTTGAGATATGATCTTCACATATGTTGACGGCTTTATAGTTACACCGGGTGAAGGAGTAAGTATCTCATTCCTGCTCATATGACCGAATTCCATCATCGCTTTCTCAAGTCCTTTACGATCACGATCGCCACCAAAGAAATGATGTTTAAGTACTTTGTGCTGCCAGCTCCACTCATCAATGAATATCTTTACAAATAGATTTGATTTTGTTGCTTTCGTGATGCGAACCGGTGACAATAGTTTCTTCTTACTGATATTCAACCTATATGTTATCTCTTGATCGATTGATTCCTTTGTGTCAAACGCTAGATTGTTTGCAGCTGTGATAGCTATATACGGTATGTCTCTGTCCCTGATTCCATCTAAATCTTTTACCACGTCTTTAATACTATTGAAGTTGCCACCTACATTTATCTTTACCATTATGCAACTTCCTTTAAAAACTTTATTTCATCTTTACCAAACTTATCAGCCAGTGTAGTAGCTGGTAAACTGTAGCTATCATCACCGGTCATGAATATCTCTTTGTCAGGATCATAGATACCATCCATCCATTTACCTTGGAAAAATACGCTGATCTTTAGATCTAAGTAGTTAAGATATACCTTATTGTCAAGGAACTTCTTTACTCCTACTTTTCTATCTACGTTATGATCCTTCAAGTAGAAGATAGCTGCTACACTCAAACTCTTATGAGATACATCATCTACACGAACAAACGATTCCATACCTTCAAGTTTATTACCTGCATATCTATTGAACTGACGATAGATAAAATAAAATCCATCATAAAGCGCACGCGCATTATTTTTGATATTACTTATATTTAGAGCTTTGTTCACTTGCCGTTCACTTGCCGTACACTCTATTTTGTCAACACTCGGTATATTGGTACTTTGTAGGCTTTCAAAAGTTTCCAAGTCGTTCACTTGCCGTTCACTCTGATTTTTAATATAGCTATAGTGTTGGTGATTTAAAAGTATATGAGCATCATAAAATCTTTGTATCTCATCTCTAAATTCAATGATCCACTTATGAACGGTACCTTTACTCTCTGGTTTATCACGACCCCAAGATTTACAATAGAATCCTATACTATTCACTGCTTTATTCTGAACATCGTTATAGTACTCCCAGAAGCAACGTGCCTTATGCCTCTTACCTTGAGATTGAAGATCATCTATGTAATCAGTTGGATAGTTCTTATAATGTATATTCACTAGTCTATCCTTGGCATATCTAAATTGTCATTATCATCATACGTTACTTCAAAGCTTGGTGCACTGTTTCTAGGAGTTATCTGACGTTCAAATACATACCCGCCCGTATAACGTGCAGCACCATAGTTGTCCTTTGTGATCATGAACCGTCTCATATCTGCTTTCATAGGATCAGGGACATCTTTACCATCCTTACGGATAGTGATCTTCTCCATGTCATATACACAACGAACTGCATCTACTATAGCACCTGCACCACGTGCCTTTGTCATTCCGTTACTATCACCCTTCTTTGAGTGGTGAAGGAATATAAGTGATCGCTCTGTACCTCTGACCCAGTTCAAGAATGGCTGCATAAATACACGCGCCTGAGAGTTATCATTCTCATCACCACCATAGAATGCAAGAAGTGGATCAAGTACGATCACATCATATTCACTAAGCTCTCTCTTCATTGCATAGAACTTAGATGACATGTTAACTGTTCTACCACGTCCTTCCAGTAGAAGTATTGGATCATCAGTGCTTATATGGATAAGATCTCTATAAACATCTCCATAGGTATCTACGATCTTGTCAAGCATCGCATCAAATCTACTTCTAACGATACCTTCAGGGTCCTCTGATAACCATAGAAAAACTTTCTTACCTTCCAGTGCAGCACGGTAAGCAACCTGAAGCACAAGCCATGTCTTACCAGTTCCTCCTGGTGCAGCAAATATAGTAATCGTTCCAAGAGGTATAGGTATCCAGTTCTTACAAATAAATTCAGGATCTTTTGCCTCGGTGTCGAATATGCTTTTTCTACCAATTGTAAGCGTTCCCCCCTCAGCGATTGATTCCAACCTTTTTATAGTACTGTCGATTACTTCAAGAGGTAGTGCACCATCCTCTATAATTTTCTTCTTAATATCTGTAGACAAAGTTGCAAGCAAACGCTTCTGGCTCATAGATTTAAGCTCATTGACGTACTCATCGATATTAGATAGAGGGTTTGATGACAATAGATCAAGCATAGCTACTTCATCAAACTTACCTTCTTTATTTAACATATAACGTGTGAACTCTTCATCGATAGGTTTACCTTCTGAGTGAAGACGGTAACATGCATTGAAAAGATATTGGTGGAATGGTAGATAGAAGTCATTTGATGAGAGTCTTGTATAAAGCGTCTCAATGTTTTGATCATATGGGTCGAATAGTATAGAAGCAAGTACTCCACGTTCTATATTTAGGTTATACATATTTTCCATTATGCATCTCTCCCATATATCCGATATTCTTTATAAGGTGCACCATCCACGCGTCTTGATCCTATGCATACATTCCATTCGTTCCTAAGCTGTGCTACTCTTGTACGTACATTATGGATAGGAAGGCCATTCTCACCGGAAGGTCTTTGATAGTAGTCATCGATCGTGTTACCATCAAACAGAGATTTAAGAATGTGATAGTTATGAGATCCACGCTGTAAGGCCCCACCGTTATTACTTTTGAGTTTTTTTATTTGCTGGTCAAAATCAGCTCTGAAGTCGAACTTGAAGCATGTTTCAGTGTTATCACCATATTCCCATTCGTTCATATATTACTCCTCGTTTTTAGAGATGTACTCATTAAGCATATGTATGTATGTACCTTGCGCTTTTTCAACATCAGTAGCTTCTTTTAGCATGATTTCAGCCTCTTCTACTGTCACCTCTCCATCACTTAAAGCTTTCATATTTGCTATGATAGATTCAGATCCTTCTATTGCTGCTTTATCTGCTGCATGTCTAAGATCATTAACAGTTACATTGAATAGCTCATAAGATACAGGTTTGATCCCAAACTGTCTCATATACTCTCTAAAAAATACCATCCTTGCTTCATGATCGATGGTATGGATAAGAAGATCTATCTTTTGTGCATTAAGTGATTTATCGTAGTTGTTAGGATTGAGACAATTTGAAAACTGGATAGCTGCGTTATCACCGGAGAATCCTATTGCATCTGCAAGGTGTCCTCTTGTAATGTTATGTCTGGTATTGAAGTCATCTACAGCCTTTGTTAGAGCCGCATAAAGTAATATAGGTTTGTTCATGGGTGATCCTTTCTTTCTGTCTACTTTGGAAGGAGGTGACGGTAAGGATCAACTTAAAAACCCGTCACCGCCTACCAAAGCAGACGATAAAAGACAGGCACAAGCAAAATATGATAAAATGCTTATGCACAGCGTGCAAAGAGTGACTTGATCGGTCTCCAAACTTGCTCAAGTCACTCACTAAAACTCGTATTGTTATAAAACGTTACGAATTACTTGATTAAAACTATACTATCATTTGAGTGTATTTGTCAAGTATTTTGAATATATTTTATTTTAAGGGGAAAATAAATGAAGAAAANNNTCCAAACTTGCTCAAGTCACTCACTAAAACTCGTATTGTTATAAAACGTTACGAATTACTTGATTAAAACTATACTATCATTTGAGTGTATTTGTCAAGTATTTTGAATATATTTTATTTTAAGGGGAAAATAAATGAAGAAAATTGTCTTTATGCTTGTTTTTATCACCACACAACACTTCAGTGAAACCGTATCACATTGTAAAGAGATGGAAATGATGTGGCTGACATACGGTGATATGGCTGCCAAAGCATTTATGGAAGAAAAAGACATCACAAAAGCGACAAAACTGCAAAAACTTGCCGTTGAAACTGCCGAAAATATGCTAAAAGTATGCCCGGATGATTATTGGCTCAAAGACCATACGGACCAAAACAAAACTGTACAGTTCTGGAAAGATGATATGCAGCTTTATATAGATAAAACCAATGCTATGATAAAAAAGCATGACGGGATATGATCATGCAATTTATTAATTTTAAGTGGTAAATATGGGTTTAAAAAAATGTAAGGCATGTAGCATTTAAGATTTTATGGTAATAGAATTTTCAGCCTGCTTATAAGCTTCCTGCTCTGAATCAACACCAATCCATAGTCCTAATGCGATCATGATGATTAGCAGCATAGCTGCCAGCTGCTCAACTCTGCTCATAATTTGCTCTCTGTATCATTTCAGCCTTATAAGTATAAAAAGAGTCTCTTAGGTAGTGCGCCACTGCCTTGTTCTTCATTACGAACTTTACTAAGTATGGGTTACCATATTCTCTTTCAGGTAAACAGTAACATTCTACCACGTTCTGCCTCCATCCTGTTACCTCTATCTTCCATATGATCCTCACAAAGTCGTAGGTGTACTTGCCTTCCTTTATAGACTTTCCATCATAGTGCAGATCAAAGTATGGATGAGAAAGTACTTTATCAAGCATCATAAAAGATATAGGCATAGCAATGCTATATACTAAAAATGCAAATAACAAATAGAACATTACAATAGTCTCTGTATCTTTTGTCCCAAACCATGAGCTTATAAGTATGATCTCATCATGGAACTGTCCAGGAGCGTAGAATAGCATATACAAAAATATCCCTATCGCTGAACCTATCGCTATGAGTGCTGGCAATCTCCACTTCACTGTCATTTTCATCCCTCCGATAGGTGATACGGAGTCCTTATGCTCATGTATTGTGTTGTGTATATTATCTCCATTATGGATATCTCTAGCTTGGTCTATATGATCTATTTGGTTTTTACCCATTTGATCCCCCTTTTAATTTATATTTTTTGTGATTACATGGTAATTGTAGCGAGTAAAAAAGTATAATCTAATAGTTTGTAACAAAAATGTGAAATATTATTAACAAGTTATAGAATGTGATTTGCACTTATCATTTTGTTAACTGATTGTTAACTATAATAGTGTAAAAATGTACCGTAAGTACACAAAAAAATATCAATTTTTTATCAAAATGGTTAAAAATGGATAGAAATGTACTATAAATTAACGGTTATTTTACTATACTATAATAAGTGATATCAGATAGATATCATAGTATCTATGAATAAAAGGGGATACAATGAGACACGTTATACAAGGTTGGCCAGACGTTTAAGATGTCTGACCATTATCATTAATATATCTAGTAGCTACAGTTTGTAGCTCTAGGTATGTTGTTTTATCTCCATGAACTTTTTGGAGATGATCTATATAATTCTCAAAAATCATAAATGCTCTTATAATTCCATATTCCAAGAACATACGTACTGTTTCTTCATCAAAAATTTTATTATTTAAACTTACACATATGTATTCATACTCACCAAGATATTTAAGTATATTATCTTTAATTTCTCTTCCATTAACATCTTTTCTAAAAGAAATAGCTCTATATTTAGATTTTTCATGTTGTTCGTCTGGGATTAACTTTATATCATCTTCTGTTTCTTCTCCATGAAATACAAATTTACCACTTGATAACATAACCCCAATAGCATCATGAATTTCATAAAGAGAATATGGACCTTTTTGCTCTAGTATCTCAAACTTACCATGAAGATCGCTTATCGCTTCCTTGATAACTTTTCTACTTGCATGCATTTGTGTAGCTGCTAGCTGTTTAGTATTCCACCTATTTGCTTTTTCTGCTTGTTTACGGTTAAACCTAAATTGCTGTGCTGCGATACCTGCTGATACAGCTATCAGTCCACCTGTAATGACTTTTAGTACATCAATCGTAGTCTCAGAAAAACCTGATAACCATCCAAAGACTGCTGCACCAGTAAAAAAACCTAATAAAGTCCATGCAGCATGTCTTTCTATCGTTCCACACCACTTTGCATTCTTTTTACAGAAGCAAATGTCAGATAAATGTTCATACCACTTCATCCTACTTCTGCCCCTTCCGTCTCATCTGCCCTACTACCTCACCGATTACCATACACTCAGCTGTCTGCTCATCAGTTAGTTGTATATCTGCTACATCGGGGTTATCACTGCTTAGATTGAATCGTTTACTAAAAGGAACTTTCCTTATCCTCTTCACATAGATATCATCTTCATACATGATCACGTAGATCTGTCCATCTACTATGCCGTTACCATTGAGCGGAGAGACAAATATCAGCTCACCGTCTNGCTTAGATTGAATCGTTTACTAAAAGGAACTTTCCTTATTCTCTTTACATAGATGTCATCTTCATACATGATTACGTAGATCTGCCCATCTACTATGCCGTTACCATTGAGCGGAGAGACAAATATCAGCTCACCGTCTACGATGGTTGGAGCCATACTATCACCCTTTACATTTAGGATATGAATGTTCTTGTTGAATGATACTCCGAGGAAGTCCTCTACAAAAGCACGTGAAAGTTTCATAGGCTTAGTACCGCTCAGTGAGTCATATACCATAGCCCCACCGCCGGCACTTGCATATACTTCAGGATAGTATGGTATGCTGATCGTATCTTCTTCATGGTAAGATGGTGATGGCTCACGAATTGTCATAGAAGTTTTAGTCTTATCACCGACATGTATATTACGAGCAGTTCCAACGGTACCGATATTATTTTTACCAGTTTGGCTTATAATGTTTCTTGGTCCTTCCCCATACATCAGCCATTCAAGTTCTATATTAAGTTTATTTGCAATTACTATCAGCTTAGACATTGGAATATGTCCTCTTTGCTTCCAGTTGTCAAAAGTTCCCCTCTTTATATCAAGTTTTTCGAGCATATCTTTATATGTTCCAACTTTTAATACTATCTTAATACGCTCAAAAATATCGTCGATATCTGCTACTTTCTCATTATTTTCCATAAATCCCCTCATTTTACTTGACATATACCATCAAATGATAGTATTATCCATTATCCATTTATTACAAATACAATCCAATTATATCAAATTGGCTTTAAATGGATAAAGGTTATAGACATTTTTTTATAACCAAAATGCGGGAGATCGCCCGGACATGATCCGGTAATGCAGATGATAGCTTCATCTGCCTAGCTTAAGTGCGAAATGACCCATTTGGAACCAGCCAAATGAAGGTATAAACTATGGGGTGGCCACCAGATAGCCTATAACTCAAAAAAATAAATTTGAGTTTGTTTGAGTTGTAAAGGATTGCTTTATAACTCAGAGCTTTTTATAAGGCACACATTTGGAACAAACAAGGACAGGCATTTTACAGACTTGCTCCCCCACTGTAAATATAGTATTTATACGGTAGGTTTTGTGTGTCTTTATAGAGCTTGAAAGGAATAAATAATATGAAGTATATTAAGACATATCCGATACCGATAGAAAAGAAAGCTGCAAATGATATAAAAAATGATGACAAAGAAGATAGAGAGATCATACAAAAACTTCAAGAGATCATACATGAACTTGCCGCACTCAAAGATGCGACATATAGTATAGCTACTATATAGCTATCCTCTTTCCATGAAGAATATATGAAGATACTTATGGTTGGTTACTTTTGCTATCCTCCATCCATCATCATATAGGTTTTTGAGACTGGCACTTTCGCTTTCATCAAGTTCAATGACAGGGTATGTATCTTCGGGCCTATGATCGAATGGTATGTCTATAACACTTGATGGTTTATATAGGATGGTATCTTCATTTGCAAATTTTTTTGACGCAAAAACTCTTATCTCCATTTTACTGTGTCCTTTGTGTTTATTTTTGGTTGCACAAAAATTATACCAGAGGACACTGAGAGTGGAATAGAAGCTCTAACACATGGCATACATCATCACTCCTCTTCCCCTTTTTAGATGGTGTATGTCAGGTGTGAGGGCTTACCTCACGGCCATTCCACGATACGGGAAATTCAAAAACATTAACTTTCTTACTTAACAGTAGGTATCAGCAGTAATAACAGCCGTCAAGGTACTTTTAGAGTATCCATGCAACGTGACGGCCTGTAAAGCTTTCAATGAAGCCTATGGATGTTCATTTTCGAGGCAACCTGAATAAAGAACGCCCATTCCCCCTTTCAAGAATATTTTTCATAAACACTCCTGTAAAGAGAATCACCTTATAAATATGCTGCACCTATATGAGTGCGATCCATTTATAGGCTTCATTGAGGGCTTACCTCACGTTTAATCCACGTACGGAAAATTCAAACACGATAACTATATTTTTTTACCGAACTTGGCCGTCAAGATACTTTTAGAGCATCCTTGCAAGGTGACGGCTCACAAAGTACTTACCTGACCACATCGTTCACCCTCTTCCCATTTTTAGATCGGTTGGGTCCGGTAAGTACTTGAACATAAAGGAATACGATGACAAAAGCACAAATAGAATACATAGATATGCAGCTTNTGGGATGTCTCGCTATATACATATTATGGTGTAGGAGATATGTATATAGTGAGACAAAAATCACATGAGCCTTCACACACTCACCACTCGGTGGCTTCATTGAGGGCTTACCTCACGTCTAATCCACGTACGGAAAATTCAAACACGATAACTATATTTTTTTACCGAACTTGGCCGTCAAGATACTTTTAGAGCATCCTTGCAAGGTGACGGCTCACAAAGTACTTACCTGACCACATCGTTCACCCTCTTCCCATTTTTAGATCGGTTGGGTCCGGTAAGTACTTGAACATAAAGGAATACGATGACAAAAGCACAAATAGAATACATAGATATGCAGNCTCTTCCCATTTTTAGATCGATTGGGTCCGGTAAGTACTTACATAGAAAGGAATAT containing:
- a CDS encoding phage portal protein; the encoded protein is MSKKPSVNMNIIDRAIGVFSPASALERVQSRLKIQAMADSGYIATKSSKRSMRSANFKAQDSDADDLTNLTKFHGVTRDLFRNHPIVSGAIGTMKYNIMGAGLTAQPQIDNDFLGLSEDEARVWEIKAGRYFNFWAQSQNADAEHTSNFYELQGIALTGTFVSGDIFAALPYIERKDSPFSLAVRLIEADMCSNPNGLKDTKSIAGGIENDEYGAPIRYHFSKNHPSRRTGNKWIPIDVFADNGRRNVLHIFEKHRPYQRRGISVLAPVVEPLKQLGDYTQAELTAAVVSGLFTVFIKTESGELPEGYDEDTTYQDSDDLSEINLEAGSVIGLAEGESIETANPNRPNTAFDPFVSAILRHVGAALHLPYEVLIKHFSSSYSASRGALLEAWKMFRARRVWFSDRFCQPIYEEVIKEAVMLGYLPAPGFLDDPMVMKAYCGCTWNGPGQAQLNPLQETKAAKMKVEEAFSTRTKEAAEMNGTDFNANAKTAKQETKTYKETGLIEVRDGASDQNTMTTEVNNE
- a CDS encoding DUF6148 family protein, with product MAIDLDTANTMLTEWLNAEKAILKNQSYKIGDKEFTKVNMSYVRENVAYWEKKVLSLTPASEGGRKGVRMKKAVYRG
- a CDS encoding phage terminase large subunit family protein, whose protein sequence is MSAIYYDVFIRSVQPKELPTMPEWADEHRIIAKGAEKGPWKTDRTPYAKEIMYELSPHSPTREIIVIKPTQMGFTEIGVNTMLYYAHLSPIASLMILHTQTIAETTAKNRINPAILKIPDLRDKISPSKRKGDGGPDLAKEYPDGYMELKWGQTPSSFASIPAGVVICDDIDRWPTDVGEEGNPLDLARGRTETYANYKFYANSTPTTKAKSNIYKEFNETDKRHYYMPCPECTPREHDKQNRSNMVIFEWKHFKFEHDENNQLVGNVDFCCPHCGSLIREEHKEWMMSEEAGAKWIPHRPGVKKKGYRITGMYQPLGMGRDWNTIGQRFIDASKLSEKGDNTKLKTVINTIFAEVWDKELTKVETSAEKLHSRRYTYSSDVPEGVFILHAGVDTQDDRFEYEVVGYGKGGQSWGIERGVVTGDPALPETKMALDEVLLNKTYIHESGSLMKIHTKTVDYGGHRSKAVSEYTSKRFMRRIFAIKGSKTIDAPVVNKVPTKSKYKTKLFMVGVNAAKDDFFSRLVISEKGDNYCHFPDSYDMNYFEQLLVERREDSGRWINPGKKRNESTDCRIYADCAKELSGIDVEALSKPLFYVQNATPNKKRRRILSKGR
- a CDS encoding AAA family ATPase, with protein sequence MENMYNLNIERGVLASILFDPYDQNIETLYTRLSSNDFYLPFHQYLFNACYRLHSEGKPIDEEFTRYMLNKEGKFDEVAMLDLLSSNPLSNIDEYVNELKSMSQKRLLATLSTDIKKKIIEDGALPLEVIDSTIKRLESIAEGGTLTIGRKSIFDTEAKDPEFICKNWIPIPLGTITIFAAPGGTGKTWLVLQVAYRAALEGKKVFLWLSEDPEGIVRSRFDAMLDKIVDTYGDVYRDLIHISTDDPILLLEGRGRTVNMSSKFYAMKRELSEYDVIVLDPLLAFYGGDENDNSQARVFMQPFLNWVRGTERSLIFLHHSKKGDSNGMTKARGAGAIVDAVRCVYDMEKITIRKDGKDVPDPMKADMRRFMITKDNYGAARYTGGYVFERQITPRNSAPSFEVTYDDNDNLDMPRID
- a CDS encoding DUF4760 domain-containing protein, with amino-acid sequence MKWYEHLSDICFCKKNAKWCGTIERHAAWTLLGFFTGAAVFGWLSGFSETTIDVLKVITGGLIAVSAGIAAQQFRFNRKQAEKANRWNTKQLAATQMHASRKVIKEAISDLHGKFEILEQKGPYSLYEIHDAIGVMLSSGKFVFHGEETEDDIKLIPDEQHEKSKYRAISFRKDVNGREIKDNILKYLGEYEYICVSLNNKIFDEETVRMFLEYGIIRAFMIFENYIDHLQKVHGDKTTYLELQTVATRYINDNGQTS
- a CDS encoding S24 family peptidase — encoded protein: MYEDDIYVKRIRKVPFSKRFNLSSDNPDVADIQLTDEQTAECMVIGEVVGQMRRKGQK